CCTACTATAATCGGGGTTTAGTTCAGGCGGCCATGAAAAATTATCCCCTTGCCCTAGCCGATTTTAATCAATCCTTGCGTCAAATTACTAACCAGCAACCCGACACTTTAGCCACTATTTATAATGATCGAGGTTTATCTCATTTAGCCCTCCATAATTTTACCTCAGCCAAGGCGGATTTTAATCAAGCTCTCCGGTTAAATAAAAATAACGCCTCAGCCTACTATAATCTAGCTTGTACCGCTCACCAATTAGGTGAATACGACCGATCGATCGCCGATTTAAATCGGGCGATTGCCATCGATCCTTTTTATGCCGATGCCTATATTAGAAGGGGATTACTGCGGCATCAATTGGGTTATTATCAATCGGCTTTAGCGGATTTAAATCAAGGAGCAAATCACCTCTATCACCAGGGATTGCACCAAAATTATCAGCAAATCCTCGCCCTAATTGAGCAGATTCACCAACAGTTACTTTCCCTACCATCTCCCATTGTTTAAAAGAGAGATCAATATTATAAAGGAAAGCGCTTCATGGCTGTGACGGCGAGACGGGCATTATCTTTAAGGACTTGGGAAACCCGGGGAATTTGGGGAATTTGCCAGAGAACATCAACGGTGCGCCGCAATAATCGCACTAGATCTCCCTCATCGAGGCTAGTATTTTCGCACAATTCTGGCCAGGATGTCCCCTGGGCCCAACGGGAGGCAATCCCCATCAGTTGGGTTTCTAACCAGACGGGAATAGTGATATCGTAGCGAGATTGAGCTTGATAGAGTAAACGGCGAACTTCTCGCAGACCGGGGGAATTTCCCTCTCCTTGTCGCAAAATATCGATAACTTCTGGCACAGGCGGGTAATTGCACCAAGTATCGGGGCGAGGGGGTTCCGTAATCATGGCGCTGATGGCGGCGGCTAGTTGGCTAGGAGTCAATCTGTCCAAATCTCCCGACATCATCGCTAATCCTAACCAGAGTTCATTTTCCCCGCGAATAGTGGCCGCCGCTTCTCCGAGGGGGGTGGGCAAATAACCCTCTAATGCCTGAAATTCTCGCAAAATCTCGATTAGATTCAGAAATTCTTCCCAGTAGTAGGATTTACGCGATTGTTGTTTTTGGTATTTAATCTGGGTCTTGTGTAACTTATCGCGAGCAAGCTCTCGATCGTAGTATAATTTCATCAATCGCCCCGGATTTTTGCGTTTTTGCAGGGGATGAGCGGCAATTTGACTATTGACAATTTCAAGTCTTTGTGCTTGGGTTTCCAGTTCCGCCACTGGTGGGATGCCCTGTACTTGTTGGGGGATTAAATCGGCGATCGCCTGAGTATTTTCCTCACCCTTGCGCCACCCCCCTAGGGAAACTGCTTCTAGGGAAGGGGGTATCAGTTCGCCTAATGCCGCAGGAGCGAGAAAACCTTGATCGATCTCGCTAATATCGGCATAGGCGGCTAAATACCAGCGATTATCACTGCCTAAACAAACAAGGGTTCGCACTTGACCGGCTCCGTGCAGGGTGTTGACAAAGATAGCGGGGACGGGGACGGGAACCTTAATATGTTTGCCCTTGAGATGGAGGATAGTTCCGACGGGAATATTCGGCAATTTTAGATGTATTTCCTGTCTTTTCTGGGCTTCTGACTGACTAGCGATGATTTTATACAGTCTTTCTTCTTCCCGCAGTCTTTCCCGTAGCTTTTCGTAACTAAAGACCTGCTCTCGTTCGATTCCGGCTAACTCCATATCCAACTTAGCTAATTCGGTGGTTAAGGCGGTAATCTGTTGTCGTTCGGGGCTTAACTTCAAACGAGCGAGATATTCGGCGAAACTGCGCTCTAAGAGGTCTTTTACCTCCTCTAGACTGTGTTTTTGCAGGAGATTTAAGACCATGCCGTAACTGGGCGCAAAACAGCTTTGCAGGGGTTCCGGTTGGGCGGTGGCCAGAAAAGCCGCTTCTTTTGCCCCTTCAAAGGGCGTTTGTACTGTCACCACATGGCCGACTGCGTCCATTCCCCGGCGACCGGCCCGGCCGGCAATCTGGACAAATTCCGAGGGAGTCAGCATACTATGACCATCATCGGTGCGCTTGGAGAGGGCCGAGATAACGGTGGTGCGGGCGGGCATATTAATCCCGGCCGAGAGGGTAGCGGTGGCAAAAACCACCTTAATTAAACCGGCTTCAAAAAGTTGTTCGACTAATTCTTTCCAGAGGGGTAAAATCCCAGCATGGTGAACACCACAGCCCCGGGTGAGGGGTTCCACTTGGTCGGCGCGCACCAGTTGGGAAGCACTGGCTAGGAATTCAAACAGTTGATTTTTCGTCTCGGGGTCGGCGGTTAAGAGGCTGAGGAGTTGCTCGTCAGACTGGGGGTTATTAGCGAAAAAAGCCAGTAATTTTTGCTGTAGGGGCGGATTTTCGACGGCAAAGAAGGAAAGGGCCAGTTCTTGCAGATTGGGATTATCTTCCAGAAAGAAAATGAGTAAACGGTAGTAAATGGCTCTTGCTTCTTCTTGATTAACGAGATTGAGGTTTTTTAGCTCTCGAATCGCCTGATCGCAACCTTTACGGCTGAAAATGACGTAAATGGCTGGGAGCATATCCTTGTCCCGCAGAGTGGTGACAATCGAGGCAATGGTGGGACAATCTTCTCGTTTTAAGCGTCGGGAGCTGCCCCGAGGGGCTTTAGGACGCAGTTTCGGGTTAACTTTGCTCTGTTTTGGGTCGAGCAGCGGGAATAATCCCTCTTTATTGACGAAATAAAAGCGCAGGGGGACGGGACGAAAATCGGAGTTAATTAGCTCGCAGCTGGAGGTCTGTTTATTGTCGCCGGATTGGGGCAGTTGCCGCACCCAGTTAATCCAGTCGGTGAGTTCTCCCGGGTTGCCGATGGTGGCGGAGAGGGCTACTAATTGGATACTAGGGGGACAGTAGATAATTGATTCTTCCCAAACGGTGCCGCGACCTCGATCACTGATATAGTGACATTCATCGAGAACCAGGGTTTCCACGTTTTCTAGGGAAGTGCCTACCTGACCAATCGGGGTTTGGTACAGCATATTGCGAAAAATTTCTGTAGTCATGACTACAATTAATGCTGAAGGATTGATCACCACATCGCCGGTAATTAATCCCACTTCCGCAAACAGCAGCGGGGAATCCTCATCGCCATCGGTGGGGGTACGACCGAATTTTTCTTGAAAATCCCGGAATTTTTGGTTAGAAAGAGCTTTCAGGGGAGTGGTGTAGAAAACCCGTTTGCCCCTTTCTAGGGCGCGATAGATAGCGTATTCTCCGATTAAAGTTTTGCCGGAACCCGTGGGAGCGCAGACAACCACTGATTTACCGGCAGCAAGAGCAGCGATCGCCGATTGCTGGAAGTCGTCGAGTTTAAAGGGAAAAATGGTTTTGAGATCCAAAGAAGTAGGGTTTAGGGACTCTTTCACGTCAAGTCTAAGAGGAGAAATTTTTTTAATTGTGGCTATTCTGACTGGCTTTTTTTATTCTAGTCGAAAAAAGCAGACTTCTAGAAACTAGGGATAAGCTTAACCTTTGGGGGTGATGCCCAATCCCATCATACTTCATCTGTATAAGAAATGCTGTAAGCTAAGAGGTATTTAAACCGCTTATTCTTAGATTAGCAGGATCTCTCCCAATCCCTTTGCTGTTGACTCTTGCCTCTTGCCTCTTGCCTCGTCTCAACAAAAAATTTAAATTACGAACAGCTTATCACTAATAATTGTCTCTCTATTTTGTCCTTAGCTTGATTAATTATACTTACTGATCATGATTAAGTTTCGTCCTCAAGACTGTCTAGTTTTAGTGGTTGATGATGTCAGTAAAAATCTAGAATTGGCTGTGGAGATTCTTGATTCTGCTGGTTATGAAACTGCTTGCGCTAGTAGTTTTCAACAGGCAATAGAACGAGTAAAAACTGCTAATCCTGACCTAATTCTTCTTGACTTAATAATGCCAAAAAAGCGGGGGCTAGAACTTTGCCGAAGACTAAAAAGCGATAATTTATACGCTCATATACCGATTATTTTTGTAACAGATAGTAAAGAAAAAGAAGATATTATCAATGCTTTTAATTCTGGGGCTTTGGACTATATAACTAAACCCTTTCATAGTTGGGAACTGTTAGCCAGAGTTAAAATTCATTTAGAACTAAAAAAAACTCAAGAAGAATTAAAAAATATCAATTCTCAACTAGAAAAGCTAGTCAGAACTGATAGCCTAACTGGGGTAAATAATCGTCGAGAGATTCTCGCCTTGGGCGAGAAAGAATGGCAACGATGTCATCGTTATCATCGTTATTTTTCGGTTTTAGTCATCGATATAGACCATTTTAAACATATTAACGATACCTTTGGTCATGTCCTGGGAGATAAAACTTTAATTACTATCGCTGGGGCAATTAAAAACTGTCTGCGTCAAGTGGATAGTTTTGGGCGCTTTGGGGGCGAGGAATTTGTCGCTATTCTCCCAGAAACTAATCTTGAGGATGCTGGAACCTTAGCCCGGCGCATTTGTCAAGTAATTAACCAGCTAAATCTTGAAATTGATCGACAAAAAGTGCGAGTTACTGCTAGTATTGGTGTGGCAACATTTAGCCCCCAAGATAATAATCTAGAAACGGTGATCGAGCGGGCGGATCGTGCTATGTTCGCCGCTAAAAATCAAGGTAGAAATCGAGTTAGTCTAGGTAAAACAGTATGAAAAATTTGTTATTTATTCTTGGTTTTTTGCTCTTAGGTGTAGCCCCAAGTTTTAGCGCCGATCTCGATACAATTATACGCCGGGGAAAATTAATTGTCGCTGTCAAAAATAATCTCCCTCCCCTCGCTTTCCTTGATTCCCAGGGCAATCTGCAAGGATTGGAAATCGACATCGCTAAACGTCTAGCGGCAGAAATTCTCGGTTCTGACAGTGCTATTATTCTTAAACCCGTTAGTAATCAAGAACGTTTACAGGTGGTGATTGATGATCGAGTAGATTTCGCGATCGCTCGTGTGGCGATTACTCCTGCACGTCAGCGCTTAGTGGATTTTAGCCCCTTTTATTACCTCGATAGCAGCGGTTTTGTGACAAAAAACCCGCAATTGCAGCGTTTAGAAGACTTAGCTAACTCTAGAATCGCCGTACTCAACGGCTCGACGACAATCGCCCTTGTGCGTTCCAATTTACCTAACGCTACCCTGCGCGGGGTTGCTTCCTATCAAGAAGCTTTTAATTTACTGGAAACGGGGGAAATAGACGCTTTTGCGGCTGATAATAGCCTTTTAACTGGTTGGGTGCAGCAATTCCCCAATTATCGTCAATTACCGATCCAGTTGGGGGCGATCGCTCTAGGAGTGGTTCTCCCTAAAGGTTTACAGTACCAAAGTCTCCGAGAACGCGTCAACCAAGCGATCGAGCGGCTAGAATCCTCTGGCTGGTTAGTAGAACGGGTGAACTATTGGGGACTCCCCCAGAGAATTCGCGAAATGGGGAGATAGGGTGATGGGGTGTGGGAAGTGGGGTGTGAGGAGTGGGGTGTGGGGAGAAGGGAGTTTTTTGCTGTGAATAGTGAACAGTGAACTGAAAACTCACATCTGATCACTGATTACTGATCACTGATCACTGATCACTGATAACTGACTAAATCCTGCTATAATCTGATGGAATAAGTATAAAAATATTAATTGCTCGATCGCTAATTATGGAAGATACCCTACCGCTTATTTACGTTTCTGGATTGCTAATTTTCGTGATTGGTTTAGGAATTTTTGTCATCGTGCAAATCTTTAAAACCCGTCGAGTGGAAGGAACCTTTAACAAGCTACAAAAGAAATTGCAAAAAGAAAAAGGTACAGCTAAAGAATACTATGAATTAGGGAGCCTTTATCTGGATAAAAAACTCTATGTTCAAGCCTTGAGTTTACTACAAAAGGCTTTAAAAATGTCTGAAGAAGAAAGCATCGAACCAGAAAATCAAGCCCTAATCTATAATGCGATCGGTTTTTCCTATTTTGCCCAAGAACAATTAGAATTAGCGATTCGTAACTACAAAGAGGCAATTAAACTTTATCCTCAATACTCGATCGCTCTCAATAATCTTGGCAATGTTTACGAAAAGAAACAAATGGCTAAGAAAGCTCTCGAAACCTACGAAGAAACTCTCAAATTTGATCCTAATAATACCGTAGCGAAAAAGCGCGCCGAATCCCTGCGTAAACGCTTCGCCGAATCGAAATAGTTTTGACTACTGATCAAATTCTTTTTAGAGATCGAAGAATCTTCGATCTCTTTCTTTATTTCAAGCCATAAAACACCACGATTAAAACTGGGGTTAAAATCGTCAAAATTAAATTTAGGGGCGCACCCAAACGGGTAAAATCGAGGAATTTATAGCCGCCTGGTGCATAAACCATGGTGTTAGTTTGATAGCCAATCGGTGTTAGATAACTATTAGAAGCAGCAAAGGTGACAGCATACATAAAAGCCAAAGGATTTAAACCCAAAGTTTTCGCCACTTCCACGGCGACGGGAATCATTAACACCACGGCGGCGTTATTAGAGAGGATTTCAGTTAAAACTGAGGTAATTAGATAGAAGAAAACTAATATCCAAAACCCCGAAAGATGGCCGCCGATAGCCACTAAATTATCTGCTAACCATTTAGTCGTTCCCGAGTTATCCATGGCAGTACCCAGGGGAATTAAACCCGCTAATAAAAAGATAATATCCCAACGAATGGAACCATAGACTTCCCCCGGTTTTAGACAGCCAGTAATTACCATTAAAACCACCCCAACTAAACTGGTGACGAGAATTGGTTGAATATCAAAAGCAGCAATAATAATCACCGACAAAGTAATTATTAAAGCAATCATGCCTTTATCCTTTCGCAGGGATTCGATATCTTTTTCTTCTAAGACTAATAATTCTCGCGTGGTTTGTAACCCAATAAAACTCTGTTTTGGTCCCTGAACTAAGAGCAAATCGCCAAACTTTAAAGGAATTTTCCCCAATCTTCCTTGTAGTAATTCCGAACCACGCCGAATCGCCAAAACCGTGGCATTATAACGCTGACGGAATTTTAGATCTTTTAAAGTTGTCCCAATTAAACGGGAATTAGAGAGAATCAAAACCTCGGCTAATTTTTCCTCACCTGTAGTAATTACCGATTCAATATCTCCTTTCTGAAATTTGACATCGGCAAAGATTTCTAAACCCCGTTCATCTTTGATTTTTAATAGTTCTTCCCGACTACTGTGAACGATTAAAATATCGCCAGCATTGAGAACTTTATCGGCTAAAGGTTGGGGTAAATGTACCTTATTTCTGATTAATTCCAACACATCAAAATCAAACTTTCTTTGTAGTCCACTTTGGTATAAAGTTTGACCGATAAGATTAGAACGAGGGCTAATAATTACCTCACTCAGATATACTTTAGAACCGTAATCATCGTCTAAAAATTCCCCTGTGGAAGATTTGCGATCGGGTAGTAATTTCGGGGCAAAAATTGTTAAATAAATCAACCCTGCTAAAAAAGTTACTAATCCTAAAGCAGTGAATTGAAATAAGCTAAATTCCCCATAACCCAGCTTGGCAGAAATACCACTAGCGAGAATGTTAGTAGAAGTTCCTACCACGGTAATCATCCCCGCTAAAACCGTGGCGTAGGAAAGGGGAATTAATAACTTAGAAGGAGAAATTTTTTGTTTTTTACACCAATCTTCGACGATGGGTAAAAAGATCGCCACCACTGCCGTGTTATTAATAAAAGCACTAATCGGCCCCACTAATGCTCCTAGGACAAATACCTGTTGGTGGGGACTTTTGCCACCCCAAACCAGCAAGCGATCGCGAATTACTTGAATCACTCCCGTGCGGGTAATTCCGGCACTAAGCACAAACATCGCCATCACTGTTACCGTGGCAGAATTACTAAACCCGGCGATACCTTCTTCGGGAGTAACTAAACCCAAAAGAATCAGGACAATCGCCACGCATAAAGCGGTTAAATCTACCGGTAGCCATTCCGCCACGAAAGCGACTAAAGCAACGACTAAAACCGTTAAAGTCAGAATAATTGGTGTTGGCATTGATTTATTTTTTCGTCATGAACCAGCGAATAAATAACTTCTCCAACTCGATCCAAACAAACATTAAGGCACTAAATCCAAAACAGATTAATAATTCCGTGCCACTAATCCATTGAGTGCCGAAGAAGCTTTGTAGAGGAGGAGCATAAATTAACAACAATTGTAGGATCGTTGTCAAGCCCACGGCGGCGATAATGTAAGGATTAGAGAAGGGATTCATTTGCACAGCTAACTGGGTATGGGAACGCACCGCTAAAGCGTGACCCATTTGTGCTAAACAGAGGGTAGTAAATACCATGGTTTTCCAGCGTCCGGGATCTCCGATTTCGGGGGTTGCCTGAGTATATTGGTAAGCCCAGTACATCATAATAATGGTGAGAATGGCAAAGACGATGCCGATGCGAATCATATACCAACCCAACCCGCGAGCGAAAATGCTTTCCCGGGGGCTAAAAGGTGGACGTTTCATCACATTAGGTTCGGCGGGTTCCATTGCCAGAGCAAGAGCCGGTAAACCGTCAGTAACAAGGTTCATCCAGAGGATTTGCAAGGGAGAAAGGGGTACACCGCCTAAACCGAGCAGAGGAGCCGCTGCAATGGTTAAAACCTCGCCAATATTACTGCCGAGAATGTATTTAATAAAGCGCCGAATGTTACTGTAAACCACGCGCCCTTCTTCAGTGGCAGCGACGATGGTGGCAAAATTATCATCCAGCAAAATCATATCGCTGGCTTCTTTGCTGACATCGGTTCCCGTAATGCCCATGGCGATGCCGATATCCGCTTGTTTTAGTGCCGGAGCATCATTGACTCCGTCCCCCGTCATGGCGACGAATTTGCCCCGTTTTTGCAAAGCTTGGACGATTCTCAGCTTATGTTCGGGAGAAACGCGAGCATAGACGCTCACACCATCTACCTCTGCCTCTAGGTCATTCTGAGACATTTTTTCTAATTCTTTACCCGTGATTACTCGCTCCCCGGCAGCAGCAATGCCCAATTCACTGGCGATCGCCTTGGCGGTTAATTGGTGATCCCCGGTAATCATAATCGGACGAATTCCCGCTTGACGACAGAGGGCAACCGCTTCTTTAACTTCTTTGCGGGGTGCATCGAGCATTCCCACCAATCCCAACCAAACCAAGGATTGTTCTTCACTATCTTCTCTTTCCGCTTCCGGCACTTCTGTCATCGGTTTATAGGAAAAACCTAAGACTCGTAGGCCATTACCCGCCATTTCGTCATTTTGTGCCAAAATACGGCTTCTTTGTTCAGCTGTTAAGGGTTGACTTTCCGCCCCAACTTGGATCAGAGAACAGCGTTCGAGAATTAATTCCGGTGAGCCTTTGGTAAACATTAAATAGGCAGAATCCCCCAAACCTAACTGGGCATTCTCACAGATTACTGACATTCTCTTTCGTTCGGAAGAAAAGGGAAATTCGCCTAAACGAGGGCTTTTTGGTTCCAATGCTTCCCGATATAGTCCTCCTTTACCCGCCAACGTCAGTAAAGCTCCTTCGGTGGGATCGCCTAAAATTGACCATTCTTGCGCTTTATTTTGCAAAAGTGCATCATTACACAGCACACAAGCCGTTAAAATTGCCTGTAGTTCGGGATCACTTTCACTCGCGCCACTAAACTCCCCGATGGGCGCGTAACCTTCCCCCGTGACAGTAATGACATGGTGGGAAGTATTGACTTTCTGCACCACCATTTTATTTTGAGTTAAAGTTCCAGTTTTATCGGAGCAAATCGTCGTTACCGAGCCTAAAGTTTCCACTGCCGGCAATTTACGGATTAAAGCTTGTCTTCTCACCATTCTCTGGGTTCCAATTGCCAAAGTCACCGTCACCACTGCCGGTAAACCTTCGGGAACAACGGCCACAGCCATACTGAGGGAAGTTTCGAGGAATGATTCAAAAAACTGCCAACCAAAGCGAATTACACCGCCAATGACAACTATAGCCACTAAAGCTAGGGAACTACTCACTAAAACGTTACCTAACTGCGACATTCGCTGCTGTAGGGGAGTTGGTTCACTTTCTACTCCTTGCAACAAAGCGGCGATTTTACCGATTTCCGTGTCCATTCCCGTCTTGGTAATCGCCACTTTCCCTCGCCCTTGTACTACTTCTGTACCCTGATAGACGAGGTTAATGCGATCGCCTAAAGAGGCATCTTCAGGTAAAACCTTCTGTGCTTGTTTATTCACCGATTCCGCTTCACCCGTGAGGGCAGCTTCGCGAATTTGCAGGTTTTGTGCTTCTAATAATCTGCCATCGGCGGCAATTTGTACCCCCGCTTCCAGTAACATGATATCCCCGGGGACAAGTTCCTTGGCCGCCACTTCAAAGGTGCTACCATTACGGATAACCCTGACTTTCGGCGAGGATAACTGCTTAAGGGCGGCTAATGCCTTTTCTGCCCGACTTTCCTGTAAATATCCTAAAATACCGTTTAAAATAACAATCGTAAAAATAGCGATCGCATCTTTGGGAAATTCCCCTTTTTTCAGATCCAAAACTGCCGAAACCACCGCCACGGCAATCAGCATCACTAACATGATGTTAGTAAACTGTTCCCAGAGAATCATTAACGGGCTACGTCCCCCCGTTTCTTTTAGTTCATTTAACCCGAAAATATCCTTTCTTTTAACAATTTCGTCCTCGATTAAGCCGGTTTCCCCATTGGTTCTCAGTATTTCTAGGGTTTGTTCGCCAGTTAAATTATGCCAAGCACGATTATTCTCTATTTCCGAGACTTGAGGTGACGTAGTGGGAAAAGTCATAGCGATCGATTGAAGAGGGTGTACGCGTGAACTAAAAAGGTAAGCGAATTAAGCTAATTACATATCACAATATCAGTTATCAGTTATCAGTGACCAGTAAGCAGTTATCAGTAAGCAGTCAGCAGTTATCAAGGAAGTGGGAAGATAGGGAGAAGGGGGAAAAAGCTGAAAAGCTGAAAAGCTGAAAAAAATGTAACGAAATGTGAAGTATAATAGCGAATGTGATAAAGACAAGACATTAGAGAGTAGATAGGAAACGATGCGAGTTGCGATCGCTGGTGCGGGACTAGCCGGATTATCTTGTGCGAAATACCTTGTCGATGCGGGACATACGCCCATCGTACTGGAACGTCGCGATGTATTAGGGGGAAAAATTGCCGCTTGGAAAGATGCCGATGGGGACTGGTACGAAACCGGTTTACATATCTTCTTTGGCGCTTATCCCAATATGCTGCAATTATTCAAAGAATTGGGCATAGAAGATCGCCTACAGTGGAAAGAACACTCGATGATCTTCAATCAGCCGGAAAAACCGGGGACTTATTCGCGGTTTGACTTCCCAGATATTCCCGCCCCAATTAACGGTATTGTTGCCATTCTCCGCAATAACGATATGTTAACTTGGGAGGAAAAAATTAAATTTGGACTCGGTTTAATCCCTGCCATTGTTAAAGGCCAAAGTTACGTCGAGGAGATGGATAAATATTCTTGGTCGGAATGGTTAGAGAAGCAAAACATCCCGTCTAGGGTAGAAAAAGAAGTGTTTATCGCTATGTCGAAAGCCCTAAACTTTATCGATCCTAACGAGATTTCCGCCACGATTCTACTAACAGCCCTCAACCGCTTTTTACAGGAGAAAAACGGCTCAAAAATGGCTTTTCTCGACGGTTCACCCACGGAAAGACTCTGCCAACCTTTAGTCGATTACATCACCGCTAGAGGTGGCGAAGTGCGCTTGAATGCCCCTTTAAAAGAAATTCTGTTAAATGGAGATGGCACGGTTAAAGCCTTCTTAATGCGCGGTTTAGACGGTGGGGAAGATTATCTTTTTGAAGCCGATCTTTATGTGTCGGCAATGCCTGTAGATCCTTTAAAAG
This portion of the Microcystis aeruginosa NIES-2549 genome encodes:
- a CDS encoding tetratricopeptide repeat protein, which gives rise to MHKDTPMSTVLKNFLPRLGGLVIVALLCSLVLGGLPRQGKAAQSVHLSYWLRSGIEQLEAGNYQQALQDFNQSVEQENNLALAYSNRCLTEIYLQDYLHAWQDCTRSLQQQSDNYLAYFHRGLAFYRLGDYPQALTDYNQTIRLKPTYYQAYYNRGLVQAAMKNYPLALADFNQSLRQITNQQPDTLATIYNDRGLSHLALHNFTSAKADFNQALRLNKNNASAYYNLACTAHQLGEYDRSIADLNRAIAIDPFYADAYIRRGLLRHQLGYYQSALADLNQGANHLYHQGLHQNYQQILALIEQIHQQLLSLPSPIV
- a CDS encoding DEAD/DEAH box helicase, which translates into the protein MKESLNPTSLDLKTIFPFKLDDFQQSAIAALAAGKSVVVCAPTGSGKTLIGEYAIYRALERGKRVFYTTPLKALSNQKFRDFQEKFGRTPTDGDEDSPLLFAEVGLITGDVVINPSALIVVMTTEIFRNMLYQTPIGQVGTSLENVETLVLDECHYISDRGRGTVWEESIIYCPPSIQLVALSATIGNPGELTDWINWVRQLPQSGDNKQTSSCELINSDFRPVPLRFYFVNKEGLFPLLDPKQSKVNPKLRPKAPRGSSRRLKREDCPTIASIVTTLRDKDMLPAIYVIFSRKGCDQAIRELKNLNLVNQEEARAIYYRLLIFFLEDNPNLQELALSFFAVENPPLQQKLLAFFANNPQSDEQLLSLLTADPETKNQLFEFLASASQLVRADQVEPLTRGCGVHHAGILPLWKELVEQLFEAGLIKVVFATATLSAGINMPARTTVISALSKRTDDGHSMLTPSEFVQIAGRAGRRGMDAVGHVVTVQTPFEGAKEAAFLATAQPEPLQSCFAPSYGMVLNLLQKHSLEEVKDLLERSFAEYLARLKLSPERQQITALTTELAKLDMELAGIEREQVFSYEKLRERLREEERLYKIIASQSEAQKRQEIHLKLPNIPVGTILHLKGKHIKVPVPVPAIFVNTLHGAGQVRTLVCLGSDNRWYLAAYADISEIDQGFLAPAALGELIPPSLEAVSLGGWRKGEENTQAIADLIPQQVQGIPPVAELETQAQRLEIVNSQIAAHPLQKRKNPGRLMKLYYDRELARDKLHKTQIKYQKQQSRKSYYWEEFLNLIEILREFQALEGYLPTPLGEAAATIRGENELWLGLAMMSGDLDRLTPSQLAAAISAMITEPPRPDTWCNYPPVPEVIDILRQGEGNSPGLREVRRLLYQAQSRYDITIPVWLETQLMGIASRWAQGTSWPELCENTSLDEGDLVRLLRRTVDVLWQIPQIPRVSQVLKDNARLAVTAMKRFPL
- a CDS encoding diguanylate cyclase, with the protein product MIKFRPQDCLVLVVDDVSKNLELAVEILDSAGYETACASSFQQAIERVKTANPDLILLDLIMPKKRGLELCRRLKSDNLYAHIPIIFVTDSKEKEDIINAFNSGALDYITKPFHSWELLARVKIHLELKKTQEELKNINSQLEKLVRTDSLTGVNNRREILALGEKEWQRCHRYHRYFSVLVIDIDHFKHINDTFGHVLGDKTLITIAGAIKNCLRQVDSFGRFGGEEFVAILPETNLEDAGTLARRICQVINQLNLEIDRQKVRVTASIGVATFSPQDNNLETVIERADRAMFAAKNQGRNRVSLGKTV
- a CDS encoding transporter substrate-binding domain-containing protein yields the protein MKNLLFILGFLLLGVAPSFSADLDTIIRRGKLIVAVKNNLPPLAFLDSQGNLQGLEIDIAKRLAAEILGSDSAIILKPVSNQERLQVVIDDRVDFAIARVAITPARQRLVDFSPFYYLDSSGFVTKNPQLQRLEDLANSRIAVLNGSTTIALVRSNLPNATLRGVASYQEAFNLLETGEIDAFAADNSLLTGWVQQFPNYRQLPIQLGAIALGVVLPKGLQYQSLRERVNQAIERLESSGWLVERVNYWGLPQRIREMGR
- a CDS encoding tetratricopeptide repeat protein; translation: MEDTLPLIYVSGLLIFVIGLGIFVIVQIFKTRRVEGTFNKLQKKLQKEKGTAKEYYELGSLYLDKKLYVQALSLLQKALKMSEEESIEPENQALIYNAIGFSYFAQEQLELAIRNYKEAIKLYPQYSIALNNLGNVYEKKQMAKKALETYEETLKFDPNNTVAKKRAESLRKRFAESK
- a CDS encoding SLC13 family permease, which produces MPTPIILTLTVLVVALVAFVAEWLPVDLTALCVAIVLILLGLVTPEEGIAGFSNSATVTVMAMFVLSAGITRTGVIQVIRDRLLVWGGKSPHQQVFVLGALVGPISAFINNTAVVAIFLPIVEDWCKKQKISPSKLLIPLSYATVLAGMITVVGTSTNILASGISAKLGYGEFSLFQFTALGLVTFLAGLIYLTIFAPKLLPDRKSSTGEFLDDDYGSKVYLSEVIISPRSNLIGQTLYQSGLQRKFDFDVLELIRNKVHLPQPLADKVLNAGDILIVHSSREELLKIKDERGLEIFADVKFQKGDIESVITTGEEKLAEVLILSNSRLIGTTLKDLKFRQRYNATVLAIRRGSELLQGRLGKIPLKFGDLLLVQGPKQSFIGLQTTRELLVLEEKDIESLRKDKGMIALIITLSVIIIAAFDIQPILVTSLVGVVLMVITGCLKPGEVYGSIRWDIIFLLAGLIPLGTAMDNSGTTKWLADNLVAIGGHLSGFWILVFFYLITSVLTEILSNNAAVVLMIPVAVEVAKTLGLNPLAFMYAVTFAASNSYLTPIGYQTNTMVYAPGGYKFLDFTRLGAPLNLILTILTPVLIVVFYGLK
- a CDS encoding cation-translocating P-type ATPase, which gives rise to MTFPTTSPQVSEIENNRAWHNLTGEQTLEILRTNGETGLIEDEIVKRKDIFGLNELKETGGRSPLMILWEQFTNIMLVMLIAVAVVSAVLDLKKGEFPKDAIAIFTIVILNGILGYLQESRAEKALAALKQLSSPKVRVIRNGSTFEVAAKELVPGDIMLLEAGVQIAADGRLLEAQNLQIREAALTGEAESVNKQAQKVLPEDASLGDRINLVYQGTEVVQGRGKVAITKTGMDTEIGKIAALLQGVESEPTPLQQRMSQLGNVLVSSSLALVAIVVIGGVIRFGWQFFESFLETSLSMAVAVVPEGLPAVVTVTLAIGTQRMVRRQALIRKLPAVETLGSVTTICSDKTGTLTQNKMVVQKVNTSHHVITVTGEGYAPIGEFSGASESDPELQAILTACVLCNDALLQNKAQEWSILGDPTEGALLTLAGKGGLYREALEPKSPRLGEFPFSSERKRMSVICENAQLGLGDSAYLMFTKGSPELILERCSLIQVGAESQPLTAEQRSRILAQNDEMAGNGLRVLGFSYKPMTEVPEAEREDSEEQSLVWLGLVGMLDAPRKEVKEAVALCRQAGIRPIMITGDHQLTAKAIASELGIAAAGERVITGKELEKMSQNDLEAEVDGVSVYARVSPEHKLRIVQALQKRGKFVAMTGDGVNDAPALKQADIGIAMGITGTDVSKEASDMILLDDNFATIVAATEEGRVVYSNIRRFIKYILGSNIGEVLTIAAAPLLGLGGVPLSPLQILWMNLVTDGLPALALAMEPAEPNVMKRPPFSPRESIFARGLGWYMIRIGIVFAILTIIMMYWAYQYTQATPEIGDPGRWKTMVFTTLCLAQMGHALAVRSHTQLAVQMNPFSNPYIIAAVGLTTILQLLLIYAPPLQSFFGTQWISGTELLICFGFSALMFVWIELEKLFIRWFMTKK